Below is a window of Megalopta genalis isolate 19385.01 chromosome 7, iyMegGena1_principal, whole genome shotgun sequence DNA.
TAATAACACTTGTGAAGACATTTTTTCTGACCTTGTGGAAAGtaagataaatatataattttgatttgtttgtgctaaataaattttatacatttagtTAGGGTAAACAAAAGACTCAAACGACTTCGTTTGAATCAACGTTTAAGAAAAACATTGCAACCAAAGAATGCAATTATGGTACTGAATGAAATGAAGGCTGGAGTGCAGTTCACATTCCCTGAAACCCAAGGAATGCCAAACTCTCTTTATCTCGTTCATGCAGAGGTAtatttaaaatcatgtgttcttgTGTATTTACAAAAGTAAATTAATAAATCAGAATTTAATTaatcattattaataatagCTTGATGGTAAAACCTATGTTGGACAAGGATTATCAAAACCACTTGCACGACAAAATGCTGCCGAAAATGCATTGAAAGCTTTATTACTTGAAAAAATGACAGCAGCCTCTTTGAAAGCACGTATTGATGCAGAAACAGATGGTATGATAAATCAATTGGCAGATTCGTCCAATGTATCAAAGGATGATAGTAACGAAGAAGGTGCAACACCTATGGATACTAACGTAGACGAAAGTGACGAAATTCCATGGAGTTCTCTGGCCAGTTTTGCTTTATACAAACTGTTCCTTGAGTGGCATAATCAAGGAACATCAGTTCCGGTTTCAAGACCTGGATTACCATCACCTGTAAAAGGAGTTAAGAAAGAGATTGCCCATATTCCAAAAGCTCCAGTCCAAAAGGAACTTCCAACAAACGCTACGAACATACACCCTGTAATGTTATTAAACCAGATGAGACCAGGTTTAACATATGTGGAATTAAATCGTGTTGGTAATCCACCTAATACAATGTTTACACTTGCTGTAGAAATTGATGGGGTTGAATATGCAGGAACAGGTAACATTGCATATTTGCTATAAAgagaaatttttcaaatatcaaTAGAATTTTCAGTTCATTTTTGCCACTAGAAATGTTATTAAAGTATACATGTgggaatttgcataaatatctacaatctatttataataattagtaaaTTTTAAAGTATATTTGATTCAACTTGTGTATAAGTAACAAGCACACTTAcagacaaaagttaagaaacattaCATATCATTAGTATTTAAGTAAAATTTGATACATTTATCATGAAGCATATAATACATAAAGTATAAAGATGTAAAATTCATATTTtcgttaatatatatttatcataTGTTGAGAAGATTTACTACAATCAAGAATATACATCTATGTAacacgttttttaacttttgttcgtaagtgtatatattttataattttaataaatgtcTTACTAAAATTACATGTATATATTACAGCCAAAAACAAAAAAGATGCCAAGAAAATAGCTGCAAAGTCAGCACTGTTGGCTTTGTACGGTTTGAGCTACCCAGATGAAAATAAAGCAACTATTCAAGAGCTAACAATGGCTTAAAACAACCTttgaataataaaatatcttaattttttattttatgacTTCAATTTATATATTGTGTGAACAACTGCATGTTGCAGACGAGATTCTAAAACTTGAATAACctgcaataataatataagattttttcaatttatatttataaatatatagaattCATGTACacatattgaaaattgtataatattcaGTTGtctataatattaacaatatttaaaGAGTATTCTTTCTTATAAATTGAATCAATGTTTAAGTAGATACTGCTATAGTTAATTTAAAAGCGTTTTCTATGATAACAGTTTCTTATTAAATATAGCATGCCTTTATATAGGGTGGTATATAAATCAATCGTCGTAGTATTTCAACTGATTTTGACAGCGCActgaaaatatttcaaacaagAATTCAGTAGGTGAATTTGCATGAGATGGAAAATATATTGAAAGTGTCAGTTTTTACAAAAAAACATTACTTACAATCAtacaaaataattcttttcaTGCAATTAACTTTTGCTGgaagtattttattatactaacAAGTTCAGTTGAAATCGCCCTTCAAATAGATCACCCTGTAGCCTTTTTAATTTGTATGTACAACAAAATGACATTTTATCGATTACTATATTTCCAATAAATTGTGGAATTTCAATTGTCTACGTACATATTATGATTGTTGATTTAAGTGTATCATTGTATGTAACGATATACATATATCACTGAGATAAATGCAAATGTAAGTAGATGCAACaattgataaaaatattatCATTGTGTTTGAAATCAGTAAAATATACATCTTCTGCAAGATCAACCATGTTTAACTAGTTTACTTTATAGATAGTATATTACTGATCCCATTTGCAATCTGAACATTTTTGTGTCAATGTTATATTGACATTTAAATCTTAATGTAGTCTAATAAATCAATATTTACAAAAACTATTATAGTGTCTTTTTATTCAATCGTAAATAATTTTTAGCCATATACCAATTTTAACCATAATTATTCTAATGATTTGTCTGCTCTTTAATTACCCAGGTAAAAGATTAGAATTGGTTACTATGACAACAATtttcgaaacattcgagttgGTAGTGAATCATTTGTGCTGAATCGTATACTGAAAACATGCAACCATTAAAAATAGTAGTTATAGGACCTGTTAGGGTAATGTTTCAATTAAAAAGCAAtattgctttttaaattttattaatattaaaagtgaaattaaactctaataaatttcaataatttatgAAGACATATGTTTTAGAGTGGTAAAACAACAATAGCAAATTTTCTAGCTGATGCCACTGAAATACCTTATGATTATCATCCTACACAAGGTGTTCGAATATTAGAATTTGAAGTACAAGATATAAATATGAATagcaaaaatattgcaaaaGATATCGAGTTATGGGACTGTAGTggagatcacaagtatttctgcATATTTTACTTTAATATATCGTTTTATTTACAATACCAAATAGAGaacatgcgatataaaaatattttagattCGAAAGCTGTTGGCCAGCTATAAGAAAAAATTTACATGGTGTTATATTGGTGTACAGTGAAAAATCTAATGAATGTTCGAAACAAATTCAAGAATTCTACGATTATTTTGTCACTCAAACGAAATTAGGTCCAGATAAATGTGTTATACTTTGTTATGATCCTGAGAAAAAAAGTCCAGATATATCAAAAATTATTTGTAAGTATAAATGttatataacttctaatcatctcgtatttataaaaataatgacACATTcctattttattataaatatagcttcaacatttGTGAATGTATCACATGTAAAATGTAACGTAGATAGTGGTGGAAGTAAACTTAAAACTGATTTTTCTTCATTTATAAGTACAATGGTTagtaaattgtacaattatgaAGATGaggaactgaaaaatattttaaatgaaaatatattatttgcaaaataatattattttaattttacttttattttacaTGCCCAAAATATGTACTGGTAATTATAAATTTCTTATTAATAACAAATGTATATATAcactatacattatatataaaaattatatgtttccCCTTATATATTTCCGTTTCCCCTCTCTTTATACATATGGCAACATTGCTTAATTACATATGTACTCAGCATAATTTACATTACACTGAAACAATTTCATGAAAATATTTGTACTGTGAATATACATAATCCTATTATATGAAAACTCAGTTTCATTTGATTCagaaatatactataaataattaccctattattattaatgttgatAATAATATCTTTTAACTGCGTTTAAATGCAATTTACGCCTAATCGGGAGTTTACTCAGAATGTTTAGTGTTGTATTAACTTTTTTCTTGGGTTACCAAGAAACTCTTTAGTTCATTCCATGCTTTTTGTACTTGACCTCGAGTCACATCATGACTCCATAAACTACATATAACAACATTAGCTTCTTTAACTTGTTCCACATTACTAGGTTGAACTTGAATACGTAATTTTGCATCAGTTTCAGTTAATCCATTTCTATCCATCACTCGTTTTACAGCCTAGAAATTGAAGTActttaaattttttttaatcaaatataaaattatggattaaaaatttaatattgataataaaagATTTAATTAAGAAGTACTGACCTCCTCTTGGGGGATAATACACGTCCAAATTTCATGACAATGATTTTGCCAGTTGGCTTGAATTAATACTGCTGCTTCCATGACAATTATATCAAAcccttttgcataaaaatcattTATCTTTTTCTTTGCTTCATCTAAAATTATGGGCCAaactattttattcaatttatctAACTGTGTCTGGAAATAAATTTATGTTCTCAAACATAAATTCAAACATGTTAACAAGATCGTAGACAATATTAGTTTATGTGAACCTACTTGATCATTAAATactatatttgcaagtatttttcGATTAATAAATCCATCCAATCCCAAAATAGTAGAGCCAAATGCTTTAATTGTAGCATCAAAACATTGGTTTCCAGGTAAATATAAGTCATGTGCTATTTTGTCACAATTTACAAGACCTGCTCCTagttctttcaatttttcagCTACTGATGACTTTCCACTCGCTATACCACCAGTTAAACCAATAATATAGGGTTTCAGAGGTTTGTCTCCTATATTCTAAAAAAACACTGAAACTAAAATTCTTTTCAATAGTAGCATGTTTAATAGACTGTAGATCTTTATACAAATTCTTATTTCcatatttaattttatgaagTCTGAAATAAaggaacaattttttttttgattaattaaaagatttttatgccaataacaaaattaaaatactatACATGATTTCTTTACAGATTCGTATATTTTAataatgcataaagatccatagTTTAATGACTAATACATACAGGGGGTCGAAGCCTCGTTCCCAGTAATCGTATTCTGTTATTAGTGGAACTAATTTTAGATTCTTCATGTGCTCTGTAATTTTCATCCTTCACCAATTCCACAACATGAATATCTAATTTACACAAATTTTTTTGCATACGCATTTCATTTACTTTGTTTCCACCACGCTTTGTTTCTTCGCTAACTACTAATAGCTCAAATGTTGGATCATTCTTTGTTGGGCCATACATATCGTTTATTTCAACCACGTCGTATATCAAGGTTGAATCTATGTCTTCTAAAAAGTCTTTAACATTGGAGATCCTTGTTGAACATGGTTCTATCAACTCCCATAATAATTTCCCtatagaaattattatattaaaatttttataaatggAGTACCAAAAATTTACAttttaacattatttaaaattc
It encodes the following:
- the LOC117221740 gene encoding uncharacterized protein LOC117221740; protein product: MYTRSRQSQGYPNSRNQNNPTLNYQGQNTFNQGGFQGSQPSPNQQSNYKQGNAQNVQAFKQQPQQQQVTSRNLQQGKPQQQPSQPQQQQQQQQQQQQQQQIKPPQQPISSQIQSQPQSQPQPVPQPQPQPQPQQQSQPQSQAQLQSSAQPQRLKPILKQTSHTQQQATPTVQNSPAPTSQPPIPAPTPLTTNSNPTPPVTNNASDAKNDNQVPENADVEMQDQQPRWRRKVPGFRVNKRLKRLRLNQRLRKTLQPKNAIMVLNEMKAGVQFTFPETQGMPNSLYLVHAELDGKTYVGQGLSKPLARQNAAENALKALLLEKMTAASLKARIDAETDGMINQLADSSNVSKDDSNEEGATPMDTNVDESDEIPWSSLASFALYKLFLEWHNQGTSVPVSRPGLPSPVKGVKKEIAHIPKAPVQKELPTNATNIHPVMLLNQMRPGLTYVELNRVGNPPNTMFTLAVEIDGVEYAGTAKNKKDAKKIAAKSALLALYGLSYPDENKATIQELTMA
- the LOC143259865 gene encoding LOW QUALITY PROTEIN: intraflagellar transport protein 22 homolog (The sequence of the model RefSeq protein was modified relative to this genomic sequence to represent the inferred CDS: deleted 1 base in 1 codon), yielding MTTIFETFELVVNICAESYTENMQPLKIVVIGPVRSGKTTIANFLADATEIPYDYHPTQGVRILEFEVQDINMNSKNIAKDIELWDCSGDHKFESCWPAIRKNLHGVILVYSEKSNECSKQIQEFYDYFVTQTKLGPDKCVILCYDPEKKSPDISKIISSTFVNVSHVKCNVDSGGSKLKTDFSSFISTMVSKLYNYEDEELKNILNENILFAK
- the Ppat-Dpck gene encoding bifunctional Phosphopantetheine adenylyltransferase - Dephospho-CoA kinase — translated: MANTGLLVLTNPSKVTKLLPIIKKHVLKTLYIQYFPEKNIFKPNKYTVTNSPQRLTNYVRTISNIYIDTSTISLLLDIRVLLTSMKNSNLSIINTKKPVEIVIFDHHYSNNEANAFIQDCLANASMNCNFISWNDDQKPENTDAKTCTEEGKIYKSVVLGGTFDQMHNGHKILLSEAVLHCTEKLTVGVTSTNILQGKLLWELIEPCSTRISNVKDFLEDIDSTLIYDVVEINDMYGPTKNDPTFELLVVSEETKRGGNKVNEMRMQKNLCKLDIHVVELVKDENYRAHEESKISSTNNRIRLLGTRLRPPNIGDKPLKPYIIGLTGGIASGKSSVAEKLKELGAGLVNCDKIAHDLYLPGNQCFDATIKAFGSTILGLDGFINRKILANIVFNDQTQLDKLNKIVWPIILDEAKKKINDFYAKGFDIIVMEAAVLIQANWQNHCHEIWTCIIPQEEAVKRVMDRNGLTETDAKLRIQVQPSNVEQVKEANVVICSLWSHDVTRGQVQKAWNELKSFLVTQEKS